Genomic DNA from Paenibacillus borealis:
TCCTGCTTGTCGGTATCGTAATTATGATCATCAATATTCCGATCCAGGTGTATCTGCAGCAGAGTATAGAAGAAGAGTACCGCGGACGCGTATTCGGACTGGTTGAAGGCATCGCCGGTTCCATCGCTCCGCTGGGCATGCTGCTCTACGGAGTACTCCTCGACTGGATTCCCGGTTCGATCATTCTGCTGGCTTCCGGTGCGGCTATTCTGGCGGTAACTCTAACCGGACGGAGAGGGCTGGTCAGCAGCAGGGCCGCAGAACAGCAAGGGGTTCATACAGAGGTGGAGCAGGCTGGGGCGTAGTAGTTCAGGCTTTGAGCACATATGAGGGGGATGTTATTGCAATTACTGGAATAGAAGTGTGTGACTCAAGCACATATCCTGCACGAAATACAACATTTCCTGCACGATAACGCTCCTCCCCCCCGAATTGTTGTACGAAAGGCAACATTTCCCCTCCTCCCAGCCTATTAAACAAACTATTCTTGTATTTTCTGCAACAATCCTCCCAGACACCCGGATTTTTCTGCCTTCGAGTTGTAATTCGTACAACATTTCGCGAAACTCCGTTTGACCGCCAGCGACGGGACGGAAGCTTGATTGAGGAAGCAGCTATAATTATGCTGTTTTTCAATTTTAGTTAAGAACCTAAAGCAAAAGGCCACCCTAAGGGCGGCCTTCTCCGGCAAACTTATTTCTGCACCGAGAGCACGAACCTCTCCAGCGAGCTTATATCGGTGATACTCTGATTACATCCATGATTATCTATACATACGTATTGCCCCACAGAAGCTATGTTATCTGCTGAAGCAAGCTCAGGCTTGGTCTTGACTGTAAGGAAGGCAAGCTCCTGCTGGCGGTTGCAGAACAGGCAATAGCCTTTCTTGTGGGTCGGTATTATTCTGCCCTCTACGCCGATGAATTGTCCTTCGTATGGATAGACAATGAACAGCTTATTCGTCGCAATGTCTGCCCAGGCCAGATACGTCACATAACGAAAATCAAACGATGCAAGATCAGGTAGCTTCATCTTCTTATTCTTAGGAAACAGCTTCTGAATCTGCTTCAGTGTAATCGGCGGAAATGGCTCCAGATAAGGCTCGAAGCCGCTGATATACTGCTGGAAATCCTCGGCTTTCTCCAGGGTGGAGATAGGCTTCAGCATTTGCTCCTGATCCACAGTAAGCGAAGAAAATGCCTCCGTCACATTCACCTCAGCACTGTACCTTACGGTCTCCAGGACACGCCGGTCTGCTACAGACCGCAGTGTTTTGAGCACGAAATCCGATTGTTTCTTAATATAATTATATTGATGGTTTCTAATAAATGTTGTAGTCACAGCTCTTCAGCCCCTTATTATTATTGGTCAATCCAATAAGGTGCAGAGCCTGCTAATTAGAAACGATAAAATCAGTTTGGGCGATCAAGATCTTCCTGCCGCACCCCACGCAAAGTATCGCCCCGGATCAGGCTCTGCATGAGGACTTCCTAGCTAATGAGCAATTCGTTGCCATCAGTGTAACCCCCTATCAACTAATATGGAAAAAGTATAGCAGGAATTTCCGGAGGGTACAATTGATAATCTCTTATCTGTCATTCCCCTTCATACACCGCCAGCAGCCCCTTGATTCTCCGCACCAGCTCCGCCCGCACATGGGACGGCCCCAGACACTCGCACTTATCCCCCATCCGCAGCAGCATATTATACCCGAAATCATTCTCGGCAAATGGAAAGTACACGGTAAATTTATGGTTCCCGCAGGGCACTACATTCTCCTCGCCGCATAGCTCAAGCATCAAATCCCGTAATGAGGAATCTATCTGCAGCGTAAGGGTTACCACTTGCTGGTCCGGCGGATGCAGCGGCTTAGGATCAAATTCCCTTGGCGTGAAGGTCCCCTCCAGCACCTTAAGCCCAGTGATGCGGGATAGCCGGAAGATGCGGAAATCCTGCCGGGAGATGCAATATCCCTGCAGATACCAGTTGGAGTCCTTCAGCACCAGGCGGTAGGGTTCAACTTCCCGGCTGCTCGGCTTCCCCTCCTGATCACTATAGCTGAACGATACCAGTCTGCACCCGTCCATAGCAATCTTAATGTCGTGCAGATTCAGCTTCAGAATCTTATTGCCCAGCCAGGGCGCATGATCGATGACGATCTGACCGGATTTCAGCTCAATCTCCCGCACCTGCTCCTCGGGAATCAGCCCCTTCACCTTAGCCATCGCATTCAGGATTTCCTCACCCGACATCGTAGCGTGGATACTCCCGAGACCTGTTAACAGGGCGGTGATATCCGAAACGGTAAATAATCTTTTCTCCACCTTATATTGCTCCATGATGCCTATGCCGCCGCGTACCCCGGGATACGTAACAATCGGAATTCCCGCCTGATTGATCGAATCAATATCCCTGAAGATGGTACGGGGCGTGACCTCGAACATCTCTGCTAACTTGGAGGCACTCACTTTGTCGCGTTCCAGCAGAATCATGATTATGGAGATTAACCGGTCTATTTTCATTCTGATCACCTTTTTTTAGTTTACCACAACAACCATGACAGACAGCTGTCATAATTCCGTATGCTACTATCAGTTTAGGCCGCTAGATCACGACGGTTCAATACATTAACAGAGGAGAATGAATATGGAATATGTACAAGGCTTCAAAGAAATTATGGAGGTCAGCGCACACCTGGCCCTAGCCACCTCAATGGATAATAAACCGAACGTGAGAGTGATGAGCCACTTCTACGATCAGGAGAAGGGCATTGTATATGTCTCCACCTTCAAGCAATCCCCCAAAACTGCAGAGTTCGCAGCCAATGATAAAATAGCCTTCACAACTCTCCCCGAACCCGCAGGCAGGCTGGTGCGCGTAACTGATGCTATCGTTAAGAAAAGCGGGCATACCGTATATGATTTGAAAGACGGCTTCACGAAAAACAATCCGGCCTTTGAAGGCACACTTGAAAAAATGGGCCCGATGTTTGATGTGTATGAGTTTCATTTCAATGAAGCCATTGTAACGCTGGGGCCGATGAAAATGGAGAAAATCACGCTATAGCAGCTTAGATAAATGGTAAGATAGGGTGGTGTTTACCAGCGCTTCAGATGAAAGGAGGGATGAACGTGATGGACATCCACAAATACGAGCACCTTGTGCCTAATGTCTTTTTGTTTGTGGACCGCAGATCCTTTGCAGACTGGGAGATTATCAGCAGCACGATAGATTTCCATGATCTGTCGTTCATCGTGGAAGGCAAAGCGGATTACTTCATTAACGGGAAGAAATTCTCTGTAGAAGCCGGGGATATGCTCTATGTCCCTTCCGGCAGTGTAAGGGAAGCCCATACCTTTGCCGAGGCACCTATGCATTCCTTTGCGTTCAATTTCTTCTGGGAGGGTGCGGATAATCATGTGCACCTGCCGTTTGCGTCCGTAACAAAGAATAGGATGACTAAGGAAATCCTCGATGATATCAGGGAGTTCTCGCATATCTGGATGGGCACGCAGCCTTTCTACAGAATGAAGGCCCGGGCCATCTTCCAGCTGATTGTCTACCGCCTGCTTAATATTGCCCATCATCAGGAGACGCCGCTGCTTGATCCGAGAATCCATAAAGTAATGACTTATATGATGGATCACTATGCGGAGGACGTTACGATTAAGGATCTGGCGGAGTGGATCGGACTGAATTCCGTCTACCTGGGTAAGCTGTTCAAACAGAATACCGGCTCCACCTGCAAAGAATTCCTCAACAAGGTCAGGGTCAATAATGCCGAGATGATTCTGTCTGCGGGCGGGTTCAATGTGTCTGAGGTGGCTGAGCACTGCGGGTATCATGATGTGGCGTACTTCAGCAATGTGTTCAAAAGCATGAAGGGGTATCCGCCGTCAGCTGCTTTGAAGTGACGGCGGATGGAGTCATGTTAGTCTATTTTACAGAACAAGGGTATTAAAAGATTCCGCAGCCAAATTGAGCTCATATTGCGTTTCATCGTTAGCCAAAAGAATCGTTCTTGCTTCCTTGAACGGATTCGCAATCACCAGCACCCGTCTGCCTTCCGGCGTCCCGAATGCCAGCGCATTGCCTGTCCATTTGCCCTTCAGGCCGATTCTGCGGGAACCGGGGCCAACGAAATGGGCGAAATGCTTCATGACGTAGAACTCGGGATTATGCACGGCCTTGTATTCATCCGGCTCTACCGTAATCATGGAGTTCTGTTCCCATCCCCAGGTACTGCGGCCCTTTGGCTGAAGCACCATGTTCCAGTAAATATAGGCGTTCACACCATTGGTGAAGTAATGCTGATACAGGTTAAACACATATTTGGCATAAAACCAGGTGTTCTCCCCATCCCCGCACTCATTCTCCGTCTGCATGTAGCGCAGTTCAGGATAAGCCTGCACCGTACGCTGAATGCCATATTTGCCCGCCCATTGGTAGCCAACGCCTTGCACATATTTGTATGCTTCAGGATCGCTTAACACCGTGTGCGCATAGGCATCGAATCCGCTGTCCTTCTGCTTCATCCACTCATCCCACGGCTCCGGCGCATTAATCGTGCCCAGCCATATTTCCGTATCCAGGCCATGCTGTTCAAAAGCCGGTCCCAGATAGTCGCGGATGAATTCACGCAATTGCTCCCCGGTCCATACGCACGAAGGGAATTTCTGATCCGCTACGACTTCATTCTGCACATGAACCTGATGGATGGTGATGCCTTCCCCGGCATACGCCTGTACAAACTTCACAAAGTATAAAGCATACGCCTCTAGAATCTCCTTCTCCCAGCGCAGCGTGCCGTAATTATACGCCCGGGGGAACTTCATCCAGGTTGGCGGACTCCAGGGGGAGGCGAATAATTTCAGCTCCGGATTCAGCTTCAGCGCCTCCCGGATGTACGGAATCAGGTACTTGCGGTCCCGTTCGATCGAGAAATGCTCCATGGCGTAATCGCCATCGGTTTCATTCAGGCTGTACCATTCAAGTGCATAGTCACTCGCCCCGATCGGCAGCCGGCAAATGCTGAACTTATGATCCCCTTCCGGATGGAAAAGCGAGTGCAGCACCGCGCTTCTGTCTTCTGCAGCCAGCAGATTCAGCGCCTCGAATCCAAGCTCGTTGAAGCATCCGCCGAACCCTTCAATGTTCTGATGAATTTCTCCGGTGAACGCCAGATCCGCCGGCGCGTCCGCAGCTGCAATTTCCACGCTTCGGGTAACCCATGGGCCATTCTCTGTACTTGATACCCAGACTATATCTTTAACGTCCATATTGCTGCCTCCTCATCCTATCTCCCTATGGGGAGGATCGTTACTTACTCCTCATAGTTAAAGCAATTTATTAACTTTCACTAATAATAAATATGCCCCAAGCATCCAGCTTCAGTTCCTCAGCATGCGCTACGAGATTCCCGGACAGAAGCTCCTGCCCCGCTCCATACGGATACTGGAATGTAACGGACTCAGCAGAGTAGTTGTAGTAGTAGCGGATGGTGCTGCCGTGCCGGTTCACACCGGATTTGACGATTAACGGGAACGACAGCTGCTGGTCTTCGCCCCATAATCCGGCAACCTGGAGCGTATCCCGCAGGATGACCGCCAGCGCGGCAGGCTCCGCCATACATCCGATATAGGTAGCGGTACCATCACCGAAAGTGTTTCTCGTGACCGCAGCATATTCGCCCCACTGGGGATGATCATAGCTGGCGAGTACTTCGGCCGAATCCGGAACAAGCATTTCCATCCATGTTCTGACGGTATGAACGCCTGCTTCCGTTCCCTCGGGGAACAGCTTGCCGGTAAGTCCGGCAGAGGCATTAGGCGTGGCAAAATGGCTGTAAGCCACTCCGCAAGCCTCATGAATAACGCCCGGCTGCGCTGTATGCCGTACCTTCACCTGCTCATCGGTGAATCCGCTTTTGAAGGAATAGACGGCATGACCGCCGCTGCGGACATACTCATTCAGCCGCTGCAGTGCCTCGTCAGAGACGGCATACAGAGAAGGTACGACAATCAGCTCATAATCGTTCAGCCGGGTGCTGGATGGCTGGATGAAATCGCAGGCGATATTCATTTTGTACAATTCGTCATACATCCAACGGACCACATCGTTATAAATTACTCCGCCGGGAAGCTTGAACCATTCGATCGCCGACAGTGCTTCGTTGCTGACCATAACAGCCACTTTGCTGGTCTTCTTGAGCCCAATCAGCTGATCACTCAGCCGCTTAAAGTCAGCACCGATCGTCCAGGCTTCCTTATATACCGGATTAGGCAGGAAGTCATGACTAAGCAGCCCTTTCCAGTAGGTCTCGAACGAATTATGAATCGAATGCCAATGCCAGTAGGCAACCATGGAGGCACCCGATCCCAAATGACTGAAGGCTTGCAGCCGTAGCTGCCCTGGATAAGGCGTC
This window encodes:
- a CDS encoding helix-turn-helix transcriptional regulator, coding for MDIHKYEHLVPNVFLFVDRRSFADWEIISSTIDFHDLSFIVEGKADYFINGKKFSVEAGDMLYVPSGSVREAHTFAEAPMHSFAFNFFWEGADNHVHLPFASVTKNRMTKEILDDIREFSHIWMGTQPFYRMKARAIFQLIVYRLLNIAHHQETPLLDPRIHKVMTYMMDHYAEDVTIKDLAEWIGLNSVYLGKLFKQNTGSTCKEFLNKVRVNNAEMILSAGGFNVSEVAEHCGYHDVAYFSNVFKSMKGYPPSAALK
- a CDS encoding helix-turn-helix transcriptional regulator is translated as MKIDRLISIIMILLERDKVSASKLAEMFEVTPRTIFRDIDSINQAGIPIVTYPGVRGGIGIMEQYKVEKRLFTVSDITALLTGLGSIHATMSGEEILNAMAKVKGLIPEEQVREIELKSGQIVIDHAPWLGNKILKLNLHDIKIAMDGCRLVSFSYSDQEGKPSSREVEPYRLVLKDSNWYLQGYCISRQDFRIFRLSRITGLKVLEGTFTPREFDPKPLHPPDQQVVTLTLQIDSSLRDLMLELCGEENVVPCGNHKFTVYFPFAENDFGYNMLLRMGDKCECLGPSHVRAELVRRIKGLLAVYEGE
- a CDS encoding beta-galactosidase, whose product is MDHLLYGVAYYDEYMPYDRLDEDIRMMQEAGINTVRIAESTWSTHEPQNGVFNFSPVIRVLDAMHAAGIHVIVGTPTYAIPAWMVKEHPDVLAVTAKGEGKYGARQIMDITHPVYLFYAERIIRKLMAVVHRHPAVIGYQIDNETKHYETAGPNVQLKFVKYMRETYGTLEAINHQFGLDYWSNRIDSWEDFPSMVGTINGSLGAEFARFQRGLVNEFLAWQIGIVNEYKQPQQFTTHNFDFEWRGHSFGVQPSVDHFAAAAPFDIAGVDIYHPSQDNLTGTEISFGGDMTRSLKQDNYFVLETQAQAFPEWTPYPGQLRLQAFSHLGSGASMVAYWHWHSIHNSFETYWKGLLSHDFLPNPVYKEAWTIGADFKRLSDQLIGLKKTSKVAVMVSNEALSAIEWFKLPGGVIYNDVVRWMYDELYKMNIACDFIQPSSTRLNDYELIVVPSLYAVSDEALQRLNEYVRSGGHAVYSFKSGFTDEQVKVRHTAQPGVIHEACGVAYSHFATPNASAGLTGKLFPEGTEAGVHTVRTWMEMLVPDSAEVLASYDHPQWGEYAAVTRNTFGDGTATYIGCMAEPAALAVILRDTLQVAGLWGEDQQLSFPLIVKSGVNRHGSTIRYYYNYSAESVTFQYPYGAGQELLSGNLVAHAEELKLDAWGIFIISES
- a CDS encoding glycoside hydrolase family 30 protein, with protein sequence MDVKDIVWVSSTENGPWVTRSVEIAAADAPADLAFTGEIHQNIEGFGGCFNELGFEALNLLAAEDRSAVLHSLFHPEGDHKFSICRLPIGASDYALEWYSLNETDGDYAMEHFSIERDRKYLIPYIREALKLNPELKLFASPWSPPTWMKFPRAYNYGTLRWEKEILEAYALYFVKFVQAYAGEGITIHQVHVQNEVVADQKFPSCVWTGEQLREFIRDYLGPAFEQHGLDTEIWLGTINAPEPWDEWMKQKDSGFDAYAHTVLSDPEAYKYVQGVGYQWAGKYGIQRTVQAYPELRYMQTENECGDGENTWFYAKYVFNLYQHYFTNGVNAYIYWNMVLQPKGRSTWGWEQNSMITVEPDEYKAVHNPEFYVMKHFAHFVGPGSRRIGLKGKWTGNALAFGTPEGRRVLVIANPFKEARTILLANDETQYELNLAAESFNTLVL
- a CDS encoding pyridoxamine 5'-phosphate oxidase family protein codes for the protein MEYVQGFKEIMEVSAHLALATSMDNKPNVRVMSHFYDQEKGIVYVSTFKQSPKTAEFAANDKIAFTTLPEPAGRLVRVTDAIVKKSGHTVYDLKDGFTKNNPAFEGTLEKMGPMFDVYEFHFNEAIVTLGPMKMEKITL
- a CDS encoding FusB/FusC family EF-G-binding protein — protein: MTTTFIRNHQYNYIKKQSDFVLKTLRSVADRRVLETVRYSAEVNVTEAFSSLTVDQEQMLKPISTLEKAEDFQQYISGFEPYLEPFPPITLKQIQKLFPKNKKMKLPDLASFDFRYVTYLAWADIATNKLFIVYPYEGQFIGVEGRIIPTHKKGYCLFCNRQQELAFLTVKTKPELASADNIASVGQYVCIDNHGCNQSITDISSLERFVLSVQK